Within the Rosa rugosa chromosome 2, drRosRugo1.1, whole genome shotgun sequence genome, the region tttgaatggtgaactagatgaagtgatttatatgaagcagccagaaggttttgtgcaagctggaagtgaaaacttagtatgcaggttaagaaaatcaatttatggccttaaacaagcttctagacagtggtacaagaaatttgattctgtgatttctacttttggatttacagagaatcttgttgatgagtgtgtttacttgaagacagttgggaacaattttattttcctagtactctatgtcgatgatatacttttggctagcagtaacttcaaactgcttaaagacactaagagttttctgtcaaagaattttgacatgaaagacttaggagaagcatcctatgtactaggcattgagattaaaagagatagagcacagagactacttggtttgtctcaacataattatattaccaaagttttgaagaggtttggtatggaaaagtgtgcagctggagaagttcccatgtccaaaggtgataagttaaccaagaagcagagtcctaatagtgatgttgagaaagaaattaatgagtcaaagccttatgctagacttgtaggaagtctcatgtatgcacaagtctgcactaggccagacttgtcttttgcagtagggattttatcgagatttcaatctaatccaggccatgaacattgggtagctgggaagaaagtgttgagatacctgcagaaaactaaaagtcacatgctagtttataggcaagtggaggatttgaaactcgttggattttcagattctgatttcgcagggaactatccagactccaagaagtcaacttgtggatatgtgtacatgctagcaggaggtgcagttgcttggaaaaccatgaagcaaactctagtttcaacctccaccatgcaagctgaatttattgcagtatatgaaactgtgtgtgaaggactttggatcagaaatttcttgatgcagaccaaagtgttaagtcacattgtggcaggcacacttgtgatttattgtgataatgaagcagctgttttcttcagtaagaacagtaaaaggtcaaataattctaaacacattgatttaaagtattacagtgttagagaaagggttaagcatggtgagatagctgttttgagcattgacacgaattcgcagctagcagaccccttcaccaaggccttgtcagtagcagcattccagaaacatacaatcagcattggagttttagctaatctagatgcttaggttcagtagagagttaatccagttggagcaatttaaatttctaaggtttttgagttcttgtattttttagttgtgatcttttgactttatttatcacaacttgtttgtaatgacagattttattattaataaattttgaggtattttcagattctggttattgctgcagtttttgttgaatgttctgaaaattatcgattttgtgtttaaagttatacttgctatcagatggcttaaatcatgtgaagcatgatgttaaggttcaagcaatatttttaagccatcagtgttcagtgaatttgcttgagtttctggttttagaaacataaagtaggacctaatatatgtttacttgttgatacacattaacatatattgtatcacttctggttgaacatatgtagattgcagaagcttgtgttagtggttttgaaactctgcatttttgttaaaatgtatattgtttcttgctctacataagtaactgtgatctgaccatgttggaatggattttcgatttgagtttgttatctggcgcgcacttcagtaagttaagtaggttttgatgttttctggtgcaaatcatcgagcatgatatgtgtgagtccaagggggagattgtaagatcaaatatggacataacacatatcatcataaagtaattgatgattagcttaatatcaatcctagtttaacatggatacaaacagtaaatcaatactagtgacttaatgaagtagtgtatcaattcattaaggatagtaatccattgcttagtctacaagaaaggctacaagttgtgatacattaggaatctaagagtgaaacctacaccgacaaggaatgctttaatgggaagcttcttgaggtttaagtctcatatatatacagatgaattggtccctgattactaccacgactattgcataagttctgtccattgagaagcaagttggtaagtaacagaagaccacattcagtgatcgagttaagcagttgcataagatggaatccatgtctgttattgctgaaggtaaaccttaatccttttatgattgttgtgcatatgttgtgagcatgtaactatggttttacaggTTTCTGTATGATCAAAACTGGAAACATGATATGGTGGAGAGGGACTGTATGCTTCCCTCAGATTATATGTAAATTGTTCACATTATGATACTTTTGATATAATCATTTGGATTCCCCGATCTTTTTCTTAAATTCTTCTGGCATGTCGTCCTCGTCCGGGAACAACTCCTTAAGAACTTCCTTGCACTCGTCACTAGTTTCTTTCTTCATGAACCCAAGGGGGTTGGCATAACGAGTCTTGGATTCGATGCCATTCTTTTTTGTGATCAAAATTCTAGCTCTTTCAATATCGTCGAATTTTTCATTGCAATCATCTTTCGGGCTTTCCATTGTTGTCACCTCACAAATCTGCTCCTGAAAGTCTTTATGCACAGGAAGGCTATAGGTGCCTTTATCATTGGTCTCTCCTTCAAGCGTGTACACGACGGTTTCATTTTCACGACTCCTGCACTCCAATTTTACTTTGGCGCCTGCGTGCATGAATTAAAATGCTATATGCAATCAGTTTCATGTGTTTTATCAACATTTTGTCGTAACTCATAACACACAGTACATGCAATATGATCTCTGCTATGTTGTCAGAATAATGATCCGAATCATTAATATGATTGATTCAATGTTTTAACGTGTA harbors:
- the LOC133732892 gene encoding olee1-like protein, yielding MEKNLAIVAVVLTVSCLSSLAYCDDGDSDGINVEGQVYCDPCRVQFPTRVSKPMEGAKVKLECRSRENETVVYTLEGETNDKGTYSLPVHKDFQEQICEVTTMESPKDDCNEKFDDIERARILITKKNGIESKTRYANPLGFMKKETSDECKEVLKELFPDEDDMPEEFKKKIGESK